A genomic stretch from Panthera uncia isolate 11264 chromosome E3, Puncia_PCG_1.0, whole genome shotgun sequence includes:
- the TAOK2 gene encoding LOW QUALITY PROTEIN: serine/threonine-protein kinase TAO2 (The sequence of the model RefSeq protein was modified relative to this genomic sequence to represent the inferred CDS: deleted 1 base in 1 codon) has translation MPAGGRAGSLKDPDVAELFFKDDPEKLFSDLREIGHGSFGAVYFARDVRNSEVVAIKKMSYSGKQSNEKWQDIIKEVRFLQKLRHPNTIQYRGCYLREHTAWLVMEYCLGSASDLLEVHKKPLQEVEIAAVTHGALQGLAYLHSHNMIHRDVKAGNILLSEPGLVKLGDFGSASIMAPANSFVGTPYWMAPEVILAMDEGQYDGKVDVWSLGITCIELAERKPPLFNMNAMSALYHIAQNESPVLQSGHWSEYFRNFVDSCLQKIPQDRPTSEVLLKHRFVLRERPPTVIMDLIQRTKDAVRELDNLQYRKMKKILFQEAPNGPGAEAPEEEEEAEPYMHRAGTLTSLESSHSVPSMSISASSQSSSVNSLADASDNEEEEEEEEEEEEEEEGPEAREMAMMQEGEHTVTSHSSIIHRLPGSDNLYDDPYQPEMTPGPLQPPAAPAPTSTTSSARRRAYCRNRDHFATIRTASLVSRQIQEHEQDSALREQLSGYKRMRRQHQKQLLALESRLRGEREEHSARLQRELEAQRAGFGAEAEKLSRRHQAIGEKEARAAQAEERKFQQHILGQQKKELAALLEAQKRTYKLRKEQLKEELQENPSTPKREKAEWLLRQKEQLQQCQAEEEAGLLRRQRQYFELQCRQYKRKMLLARHSLDQDLLREDLNKKQTQKDLECALLLRQHEATRELELRQLQAVQRTRAELTRLQHQTELGNQLEYNKRREQELRQKHAAQVRQQPKSLKSKELQIKKQFQETCKIQTRQYKALRAHLLETTPKAQHKSLLKRLKEEQTRKLAILAEQYDQSISEMLSSQALRLDETQEAEFQALRQQLQQELELLNAYQSKIKIRTESQHERELRELEQRVALRRALLEQRVEEELLALQTGRSERIRSLLERQAREIEAFDAESMRLGFSSMALGGIPAEAAAQGYPAPPPAPAWPSRPVPRSGAHWSHGPPPPGMPPPAWRQPSLLAPPGPPNWLGPPTQSGTPRGGALLLLRNSPQPLRRAASGGSGTDNVGPPAAAVPGPLSRSTSVASHILNGSSHFYS, from the exons ATGCCAGCTGGGGGCCGGGCCGGGAGCCTGAAGGACCCTGATGTGGCTGAGCTCTTCTTCAAGGATGACCCTGAAAAGCTCTTCTCTGATCTCCGGGAAATTGGCCATGGCAGCTTTGGAGCCGTGTACTTT GCCCGAGATGTCCGGAATAGTGAGGTGGTGGCCATCAAGAAGATGTCCTATAGTGGGAAGCAGTCAAATGAG AAGTGGCAGGACATCATCAAGGAGGTGCGGTTCCTGCAGAAGCTCCGGCACCCCAATACCATTCAGTACCGGGGCTGTTACCTGAGGGAGCACACGGCTTGG CTGGTGATGGAGTATTGCCTGGGCTCAGCTTCTGACCTTCTAGAAG TGCACAAGAAGCCCCTTCAGGAGGTGGAGATTGCAGCTGTGACCCATGGGGCCCTTCAGGGCCTGGCTTACCTGCACTCCCACAACATGATCCATAG GGATGTGAAGGCTGGAAACATCTTGCTATCAGAGCCAGGCTTGGTGAAGCTAGGGGACTTCGGCTCTGCATCTATCATGGCACCCGCCAACTCCTTTGTGGGCACCCCATACTG GATGGCTCCAGAGGTGATCCTCGCAATGGATGAGGGGCAGTACGATGGCAAAGTGGATGTCTGGTCCTTGGGGATAACCTGCATCGAGCTGG CGGAACGGAAACCACCGCTGTTTAACATGAATGCGATGAGTGCCTTATACCACATTGCACAGAACGAGTCCCCCGTGCTCCAGTCAGGACACTG GTCTGAGTACTTCCGGAATTTTGTTGACTCCTGTCTTCAGAAAATCCCTCAAGACAGACCAACCTCAGAGGTTCTTCTGAAG CACCGCTTTGTGCTCCGGGAGCGGCCACCCACAGTCATCATGGACCTGATCCAGAGGACCAAGGATGCCGTGCGGGAGCTGGACAATTTGCAGTACCGAAAGATGAAGAAGATACTGTTCCAAGAAGCACCCAATGGCCCTGGTGCTGAAGCcccagaggaagaggag GAGGCCGAGCCCTACATGCACCGGGCTGGGACGCTGACCAGTCTAGAGAGTAGCCACTCAGTGCCAAGCATGTCCATCAGCGCCTCCAGCCAGAGCAGTTCAGTCAATAGCCTAGCTGATGCCTCGGACaacgaggaggaagaggaggaggaggaagaggaagaggaggaagaggaaggcccTGAAGCCCGAGAGATGGCCATGATGCAAGAAGGGGAGCATACAGTTACCTCCCATAGTTCCATCATCCACCGACTGCCG GGTTCTGACAACTTGTATGATGACCCCTACCAGCCGGAGATGACCCCAGGTCCTCTCCAGCCACCCGCAGCCCCAGCTCCCACCTCTACCACCTCTTCTGCCCGCCGCCGGGCCTACTGCCGCAACAGGGATCACTTTGCCACCATCCGTACTGCCTCCCTG GTCAGCCGTCAGATCCAGGAGCATGAGCAGGACTCAGCCCTGCGGGAGCAGCTGAGTGGCTATAAGCGGATGCGACGACAGCACCAGAAACAGCTGCTGGCCTTGGAGTCACGGCTGAGGGGTGAACGTGAGGAGCATAGCGCACGGCTACAGCGGGAGCTTGAGGCACAGCGGGCTGGCTTTGGGGCTGAGGCAGAAAAACTGTCCCGGCGGCACCAGGCCATTGGTGAGAAGGAGGCACGAGCTGCCCAGGCCGAGGAGCGAAAGTTCCAGCAGCACATCCTTGGGCAGCAGAAGAAGGAGCTAGCGGCCCTGCTGGAGGCACAGAAGCGAACCTACAAACTTCGGAAGGAGCAGCTAAAGGAG GAGCTCCAGGAGAACCCCAGCACACCCAAGCGGGAGAAGGCCGAGTGGCTTCTGCGGCAGAAGGAGCAACTCCAGCAGtgccaggcagaggaggaggcGGGGCTGCTGCGGCGACAGCGTCAGTACTTTGAGCTTCAGTGTCGCCAGTATAAGCGCAAGATGCTGCTGGCCCGTCACAGCCTGGACCAGGACCTGCTGCGGGAG GATTTGAACAAGAAGCAGACCCAGAAGGACTTGGAGTGTGCGTTGCTGCTGCGGCAGCATGAGGCCACGCGAGAGCTGGAGCTACGGCAGCTCCAGGCCGTCCAGCGCACACGGGCCGAACTCACCCGCCTGCAGCACCAGACAGAGCTGGGCAACCAGCTGGAGTACAACAAGCGGCGTGAGCAAGAGTTGCGGCAGAAGCATGCAGCCCAGGTTCGCCAGCAGCCCAAGAGCCTCAAA TCTAAGGAGCTGCAGATCAAGAAGCAGTTCCAGGAGACGTGTAAGATCCAGACTCGGCAGTACAAGGCCCTGCGGGCACACTTGCTGGAGACCACACCCAAAGCTCAGCACAAGAGCCTCCTTAAGCGGCTCAAGGAAGAACAGACCCGCAAGCTGGCGATTCTAGCCGAGCAGTATGACCAGTCCATCTCAGAGATGCTCAGCTCGCAGGCG CTACGGCTTGATGAGACCCAGGAGGCAGAGTTCCAGGCCCTTCGGCAGCAGCTGCAGCAGGAGCTGGAGCTGCTAAACGCCTACCAGAGCAAGATCAAGATCCGCACCGAGAGCCAGCATGAGCGGGAGCTGCGGGAGCTGGAGCAGAGGGTGGCTCTGAGGCGGGCGCTGCTGGAGCAGCGG GTGGAAGAGGAGCTGCTGGCCTTGCAGACAGGGCGCTCCGAGCGAATCCGGAGTTTGCTCGAGCGGCAGGCCCGTGAGATCGAGGCTTTCGATGCTGAGAGCATGAGGCTGGGCTTCTCCAGTATGGCTCTGGGGGGCATCCCAGCCGAGGCTGCTGCACAGGGCTATCCTGCTccacctcctgcccctgcctggccCTCCCGTCCTGTTCCCCGATCAGGGGCACACTGGAGCCATGGCCCTCCTCCACCGGGCATG CCCCCCCCAGCCTGGCGTCAGCCCTCTCTGCTGGCTCCTCCGGGTCCCCCAAACTGGCTGGGGCCCCCCACACAGAGTGGGACACCTCGTGGTGGAGCCCTGCTGCTGCTAAGAAACAGCCCTCAGCCCCTGCGGCGGGCAGCCTCAGGGGGCAGTGGCACCGACAACGTGGGCCCACCTGCCGCTGCGGTGCCTGGGCCTCTGAGCCGTAGCACCAGTGTCGCTTCCCACATCCTCAATGGTTCCTCCCACTTCTATTCCTGA
- the HIRIP3 gene encoding HIRA-interacting protein 3 → MARENEMQEFIRSFFRGRPDLSTLTHSIVRRKFLAHAGRDHLEPDEKQALKRLVEKELLKVQVDEAGAREERPDLAKKAKRPPTPSSGPGRKRFRFNSESEPSSAASSPDCFGLSAKNGMSAEVSSAEEESPKRASRKAVEESSDEEQQRDLAAKTGLEREVKESSGEEEEGSTRTSKVSKEESSEEDEEGDEEESRGRIGKKPVTKKKQAPGKTSASRKQAREESEDSEEEPAQRTRKKAEGKKGAKSHQESAKDSEEEDTIAKKKENREKEEKDWKAGARGSGGKKSAWEERSCEQKSRAARLLGDSGETEEEEEKAAAGSGDNSGGDEEPLVQRKSKDRTPQKGGKRQSGNSEDGEDSWRKVKPTAEGAAKTAKEGGISGEASDSEREVSDSEAEDSPKGERGNRSSKKSSRKGRARSSSSSSTDGSPQSKGRKAGSGRRGEDHPAVMRLKRYIRACGAHRNYKKLLGPCRSHKERLSVLRAELEALGMKGNPSLEKCRALKEQREEAAEVASLDITNIISGSGRPRRRTAWNPSGEADPPGELYCRTLGSEDEQPRPPPPDWSHMRGIISSDGESN, encoded by the exons ATGGCGCGGGAGAACGAGATGCAGGAGTTCATCCGCAGCTTCTTCCGAGGCCGCCCGGACCTCAG CACGCTCACGCACTCCATAGTGCGGCGGAAGTTCTTGGCTCACGCGGGCCGCGACCACCTGGAACCCGACGAGAAGCAAGCACTAAAGCGGCTGGTGGAGAAGGAGCTGCTGAAAGTGCAG GTGGATGAAGCAGGTGCCAGGGAAGAGAGGCCAGATCTTGCCAAGAAGGCTAAGaggcctcccacccccagcagtgGCCCTGGGAGAAAAAGGTTCCGTTTCAATTCGGAGTCAG AGCCCAGCTCTGCAGCCTCCAGTCCAGACTGTTTTGGCCTCTCAGCAAAGAATGGGATGTCAGCAGAAGTCAGTTCAGCAGAGGAGGAGAGTCCAAAGCGAGCCTCAAGGAAAGCAGTTGAGGAGAGCAGTGATGAGGAACAACAGAGGGACCTGGCTGCAAAGACTGGATTAGAGAGGGAGGTGAAGGAGagcagtggggaggaggaagagggctcCACCAGAACAAGTAAGGTCTCAAAGGAAGAGAGCAGTGAGGAAGATGAGGAAGGGGACGAGGAGGAGTCCAGAGGCAGGATTGGGAAGAAACCTGTGACAAAGaagaagcaggcaccaggcaaAACCTCAGCCAGTAGGAAGCAGGCCAGGGAAGAGAGTGAGGACAGTGAGGAGGAACCTGCCCAGAGGACAAGAAAGAAGGCGGAGGGAAAGAAAGGTGCTAAAAGCCACCAGGAAAGTGCAAAGGACAGTGAGGAGGAAGACACCATagccaagaagaaagagaacagagagaaagaggaaaaggattgGAAAGCTGGAGCCCGGGGCAGTGGAGGGAAAAAGTCAGCTTGGGAGGAGAGGAGCTGCGAGCAGAAAAGCAGGGCAGCCAGGCTACTAGGAGACTCGGGggaaacagaggaagaagaggaaaaagcagcAGCAGGCAGTGGGGATAACAGCGGGGGAGATGAAGAGCCCCTggtgcagagaaagagcaaggacaGGACCCCGCAGAAAGGTGGGAAAAGGCAGAGTGGAAACAGCGAGGATGGGGAAGACAGCTGGAGAAAGGTGAAACCAACTGCTGAAGGTGCTGCAAAGACAGCCAAAGAGGGCGGTATCAGTGGTGAGGCGAGTGACTCAGAGAGGGAGGTGAGTGACAGTGAGGCAGAAGATAGCCctaagggggagagggggaaccGCTCTTCCAAGAAAAGCTCCAGGAAAGGCCGGGCACGaagctcctcctcctcttccacagACGGCAGTCCACAGTCCAAAGGCAGGAAG GCTGGCTCCGGTCGCCGTGGTGAGGACCACCCAGCCGTGATGAGGCTAAAGCGCTACATTCGGGCCTGTGGTGCCCATCGAAACTACAAGAAGCTTCTGGGCCCCTGCCGCTCACACAAGGAGCGCCTCAGTGTCCTCCGGGCAGAGCTGGAAGCCCTGGGCATGAAGG GCAATCCTTCCTTAGAGAAATGTCGGGCCCTGAAGGAGCAGCGGGAGGAGGCGGCCGAGGTAGCCTCCTTGGACATTACCAACATCATCAGTGGTTCAG GTCGGCCACGCAGACGCACGGCTTGGAACCCTTCAGGAGAAGCAGATCCCCCAGGGGAGCTATACTGCCGGACTTTGGGCTCAGAGGATGAacagccccgccccccacccccagactggTCACATATGCGTGGCATCATCAGCAGTGATGGGGAGAGTAACTGA